The following nucleotide sequence is from Alkalihalobacillus sp. LMS39.
TTTGTGAAAATTTTTTTAAAACATGATAGCCATCACCTGAAACAAATGCGAGAAAAAGTAAAGAGTGGATGATGGAATATAACGTAAAAAAGATACATAATCTCTTACACTATGACTTGACGGAATTAAAAGAGCAGAGTAAGGCTGAAGGTTTTCGTTTTGTTGAAAGAGTAGAAGAAGAGTATAAAACGGGGGAAAATCAATTTAGTAACCGTGGCGAAGCATTATTTGGTGTGTTTAGCGAAGAAGAAGAACTTGTTGCTCTTGCTGGATTGAATAAAGACCCGTATTCAAACGATTCTACTATTGGGAGAGTGAGACGGTTTTATGTGAATCAAGAATTGAGACGTACTGGAATTGGACGGTTGTTAATCAATCGACTTATCATGGAAGCGAAATTATATTTTCATACGTTAATTTTGTACACAGATACTCGAAAAGCAGACTCATTTTATCAATCTGTTGGGTTTAAAAAAGGGTTTGAATATGCCAAGTCCACACATTATATGAATTTAGATAAATAGGGTGGTGGTTAGCATTGAAGAGAATAAAGATTTCTCTAGTGTCACTTGGCTTTCTTATCTTCATCTTCATCAGCATCGTATATGTGTGGAATAATGGGACGCCTTTTGGAAAGGATCTAGCGATTGAGTATGCGCTAGACTTGATTTCAGAAGAGCATGAGATGGAAGAACAAGAGCTCGTTTTGTTTGGGACGAAGTACTTCCGAGGCAAGGGACATTATACGATACTTGATATTCTAGATTAGAGGAGTTTTGTTATGATTCAAGACAAACAATGTAATATGTTTAAAGTAATGAAACAGCATAAAAGCAGTTATCCGAATCCTATTCAACTTTCGAAGAATCAAGCTGTTATAGCTGGAGAAAAGTATTCAGGAAATGAAAGTTGGGAGCGCTGGGTATATTGTTTTACATTAGATAAAAAATTAGAAGGTTGGGTTCCTGAACAAATCATTAAAAAAGTTGGGAAAGAAGCATTAATTATAGAGGATTACATTGCGAAGGAGTTAAATGTCGAAGTCGGTGAACGAATCATAAAAAGGAAAGAGTTAAACGGATGGCTTTGGGTTAAGAATGTGGAAACGGAAGAAGAGGGTTGGGTGCCACAAGAAAATGTGAAGCCAATAGCGGTTGAAGAATAAGGTGGATGAGGCAAGGCTTCTCTAGCTTTGACGTTTCGGACATCTATTCCGCTATTCCATTAAAAATATGCCCTGTTGAATTCTTTACGGACATCTGTTCCGTTATATCGCCAAAACAGGGATGGAAACAAGCTAAATTGGCCAGATAACGGAACCTATGTCCGATAACTTTTGAAAAATGCCCTTTTTTTATAAAATAGCGGAACAGATGTCCGAAAGCATGTTTTCCCCGTACAAAAAAGAAGGCAAGGAAACCTAATGGGTTCCTTTGCCTTCTTTTTTGTGTTGATAAATTCCTAGATTGTGATATCAATCACGTATTTGAGAATGAATTTCAATTAAAATGAAGGAAAAGGAGGGTGAATCACATGTCTATGCCTAAAAAAAATGAAAAAGGCTCCTTACGAGGTACGGCAATCGGCTTAGGGTTTGTTGGTGCAGTCATTTTAGTTACTTATTTTATTTTATACGGTATTTATTTAGCTAGAGTTTGAAAAGGGGGAGTGTAAACATGCATAAATCAGAAAAAATTTGGCTTTCATTAAGTTTTGGTATGATTTTACTTTTTATGATTGCAACGGGGTATCAAGCTTTTGCATTAGGGATGGCACCGCCAGGAGGGATGGAAACAATTGATCCGCAAAAAGTCGATGAAACCGCACCTTTTGATAATCCAGGAATCACGCAAATTGGTGAAAATGAATTTGAAGTCGTCATGGTGTTAGAACTGTATCGCTTTACGCCTGCTGACCTTGAAATTCCGGCTGGCGCTACGGTTCATTTCAAATTAACGTCAAAAGATGTGATTCATGGTTTTCAAATTGTAGGTACAAACGCGAATGGAATGGTTATGCCAGGTTATGTATTAACTATGACACAAACCTTTACTGAGCCAGGAGAATATTTGGTGCTGTGCAATGAATTTTGTGGTGCGGGTCATCAGTTTATGGCAACGACAATTATCGTGAAATAAAGTGTCCTTCATAAGAGTGATGAAGGACAAAACAGCGTGAAAAAGCAAGAGAAGTGTTCTTCATAAGGGTAATGAAGGACAAAACAGCGTGAAAAAGCGAGAGAAGTGTCCTTCATAAGGATAATGAAGGACAAAACAGCGTGAAAAAGCAAGAGAAGTGTCCTTCATAAGGGTAATGAAGAACAAAACAGCGTGAAAAAGCAAGAGAAGTGTCCTTCATAAGGGTAATGAAGGACAAAATAGCG
It contains:
- a CDS encoding GNAT family N-acetyltransferase, producing the protein MMEYNVKKIHNLLHYDLTELKEQSKAEGFRFVERVEEEYKTGENQFSNRGEALFGVFSEEEELVALAGLNKDPYSNDSTIGRVRRFYVNQELRRTGIGRLLINRLIMEAKLYFHTLILYTDTRKADSFYQSVGFKKGFEYAKSTHYMNLDK
- a CDS encoding cytochrome c oxidase subunit II → MHKSEKIWLSLSFGMILLFMIATGYQAFALGMAPPGGMETIDPQKVDETAPFDNPGITQIGENEFEVVMVLELYRFTPADLEIPAGATVHFKLTSKDVIHGFQIVGTNANGMVMPGYVLTMTQTFTEPGEYLVLCNEFCGAGHQFMATTIIVK
- a CDS encoding SH3 domain-containing protein, which gives rise to MIQDKQCNMFKVMKQHKSSYPNPIQLSKNQAVIAGEKYSGNESWERWVYCFTLDKKLEGWVPEQIIKKVGKEALIIEDYIAKELNVEVGERIIKRKELNGWLWVKNVETEEEGWVPQENVKPIAVEE